One Falco peregrinus isolate bFalPer1 chromosome 6, bFalPer1.pri, whole genome shotgun sequence DNA segment encodes these proteins:
- the LOC129784685 gene encoding histone H2A type 2-C, with the protein MSGRGKQGGKARAKAKSRSSRAGLQFPVGRVHRLLRKGNYAERVGAGAPVYLAAVLEYLTAEILELAGNAARDNKKTRIIPRHLQLAIRNDEELNKLLGKVTIAQGGVLPNIQAVLLPKKTESHKAKSK; encoded by the coding sequence ATGTCCGGCCGCGGGAAGCAGGGCGGGAAGGCGCGGGCCAAGGCCAAGTCGCGCTCGTCGCGGGCCGGGCTGCAGTTCCCCGTGGGCCGCGTGCACCGGCTGCTGCGCAAGGGCAACTACGCGGAGCGGGTGGGCGCCGGCGCCCCGGTGTACCTGGCGGCCGTGCTGGAGTACCTGACGGCCGAGATCCTGGAGCTGGCGGGCAACGCGGCCCGCGACAACAAGAAGACGCGCATCATTCCCCGCCACCTGCAGCTCGCCATCCGCAACGACGAGGAGCTCAACAAGCTGCTGGGCAAGGTGACCATCGCGCAGGGCGGCGTGCTGCCCAAcatccaggctgtgctgctgcccaagAAGACAGAGAGCCACAAAGCCAAGAGCAAGTAA
- the LOC101910934 gene encoding histone H4, which produces MSGRGKGGKGLGKGGAKRHRKVLRDNIQGITKPAIRRLARRGGVKRISGLIYEETRGVLKVFLENVIRDAVTYTEHAKRKTVTAMDVVYALKRQGRTLYGFGG; this is translated from the coding sequence ATGTCTGGCAGAGGCAAGGGCGGGAAGGGGCTCGGCAAAGGGGGCGCCAAGCGCCACCGCAAGGTGCTGCGCGACAACATCCAGGGCATCACCAAGCCGGCCATCCGGCGCctggcgcggcgcggcggcgtGAAGCGCATCTCGGGGCTCATCTACGAGGAGACGCGCGGCGTGCTGAAGGTCTTCCTGGAGAACGTGATCCGCGACGCCGTCACCTACACCGAGCACGCCAAGCGCAAGACGGTCACGGCCATGGACGTGGTGTACGCTCTCAAGCGCCAGGGGCGCACCCTCTACGGCTTCGGCGGCTAA
- the LOC129784677 gene encoding histone H1.01 produces MSETAPAAAPDASAPGAKAAAKKPKKAAGGSKARKPAGPSVTELITKAVSASKERKGLSLAALKKALAAGGYDVEKNNSRIKLGLKSLVNKGTLVQTKGTGASGSFRLNKKPGEVKEKAPKKRAAAAKPRKPAAKKPASAAKKPKKAAAVKKSPKKAKKPAAAAAKKATKSPKKAAKAGRPKKAAKSPAKAKAVKPKAAKPKAAKPKAAKAKKAAPKKK; encoded by the coding sequence atGTCCGAGaccgctcccgccgccgcccccgaTGCATCCGCGCCCGGCGCCAAGGCCGCCGCCAAGAAGCCGAAGAAGGCGGCGGGCGGCTCCAAGGCCCGCAAGCCCGCGGGCCCCAGCGTCACCGAGCTGATCACCAAGGCCGTGTCCGCCTCCAAGGAGCGCAAGGGGCTCTCCCTCGCCGCGCTCAAGAAGGCGCTGGCCGCCGGCGGCTATGATGTGGAGAAGAACAACAGCCGCATCAAGCTGGGGCTCAAGAGCCTCGTCAACAAGGGCACCCTGGTGCAGACCAAGGGCACCGGCGCCTCGGGCTCCTTCCGCCTCAACAAGAAGCCTGGCgaagtgaaggaaaaagccCCCAAGAAGCGGGCCGCCGCGGCCAAGCCCAGGAAGCCGGCTGCCAAGAAGCCTGCCAGCGCTGCTAAGAAGCCCAAGAAGGCGGCAGCAGTGAAGAAGAGTCCCAAGAAAGCCAAGAAGCCGGCAGCTGCCGCGGCCAAGAAAGCAACCAAGAGCCCCAAGAAAGCGGCCAAGGCAGGCCGTCCCAAGAAAGCGGCGAAGAGCCCGGCCAAAGCGAAGGCGGTGAAGCCCAAGGCAGCCAAGCCCAAGGCAGCCAAGCCGAAAGCGGCCAAGGCGAAGAAAGCAGCACCCAAGAAGAAGTAA
- the LOC101919773 gene encoding histone H2A-IV → MSGRGKQGGKARAKAKSRSSRAGLQFPVGRVHRLLRKGNYAERVGAGAPVYLAAVLEYLTAEILELAGNAARDNKKTRIIPRHLQLAIRNDEELNKLLGKVTIAQGGVLPNIQAVLLPKKTDSHKAKAK, encoded by the coding sequence ATGTCCGGCCGCGGGAAGCAGGGCGGGAAGGCGCGGGCCAAGGCCAAGTCGCGCTCGTCGCGGGCCGGGCTGCAGTTCCCCGTGGGCCGCGTGCACCGGCTGCTGCGCAAGGGCAACTACGCGGAGCGGGTGGGCGCCGGCGCCCCGGTGTACCTGGCGGCCGTGCTGGAGTACCTGACGGCCGAGATCCTGGAGCTGGCGGGCAACGCGGCCCGCGACAACAAGAAGACGCGCATCATCCCCCGCCACCTGCAGCTCGCCATCCGCAACGACGAGGAGCTCAACAAGCTGCTGGGCAAGGTGACCATCGCGCAGGGCGGCGTGCTGCCCAACATCCAGGCCGTGCTGCTGCCCAAGAAGACCGACAGCCACAAGGCTAAAGCCAAGTGA
- the LOC101911280 gene encoding putative histone H2B type 2-C, giving the protein MRRYCLLTNESEHKESLTFAYESYKYVKRGCFHLIRLAIAGYPLFGVCERRARAAMPEPAKSAPAPKKGSKKAVTKTQKKGDKKRKKSRKESYSIYVYKVLKQVHPDTGISSKAMGIMNSFVNDIFERIAGEASRLAHYNKRSTITSREIQTAVRLLLPGELAKHAVSEGTKAVTKYTSSKEPQEKEPAQRARAAMPEPAKSAPAPKKGSKKAVTKTQKKGDKKRKKSRKESYSIYVYKVLKQVHPDTGISSKAMGIMNSFVNDIFERIAGEASRLAHYNKRSTITSREIQTAVRLLLPGELAKHAVSEGTKAVTKYTSSK; this is encoded by the exons ATGAGGCGTTATTGTCTTCTGACCAATGAAAGTGAACACAAGGAATCCCTTACATTTGCATACGAGAGCTATAAATACGTGAAACGCGGCTGTTTCCACTTAATCCGTCTCGCTATTGCTGGGTACCCGCTGTTCGGTGTCTGCGAGAGACGTGCCCGTGCTGCGATGCCCGAGCCGGCCAAGTCCGCCCCCGCGCCCAAGAAGGGCTCCAAGAAGGCGGTGACCAAGACGCAGAAGAAGGGCGACAAGAAGCGCAAGAAGAGCCGCAAGGAGAGCTACTCCATCTACGTGTACAAGGTGCTGAAGCAGGTGCACCCCGACACGGGCATCTCGTCCAAGGCCATGGGCATCATGAACTCCTTCGTCAACGACATCTTTGAGCGCATCGCCGGCGAGGCCTCGCGCCTGGCGCACTACAACAAGCGCTCCACCATCACCTCGCGGGAGATCCAGACGGCCgtgcggctgctgctgcccggtGAGCTGGCCAAGCACGCCGTCTCCGAGGGCACCAAGGCTGTCACCAAGTACACCAGCTCCAA AGAGCCCCAGGAAA AAGAACCAGCTCA ACGTGCCCGTGCTGCGATGCCCGAGCCGGCCAAGTCCGCCCCCGCGCCCAAGAAGGGCTCCAAGAAGGCGGTGACCAAGACGCAGAAGAAGGGCGACAAGAAGCGCAAGAAGAGCCGCAAGGAGAGCTACTCCATCTACGTGTACAAGGTGCTGAAGCAGGTGCACCCCGACACGGGCATCTCGTCCAAGGCCATGGGCATCATGAACTCCTTCGTCAACGACATCTTCGAGCGCATCGCCGGCGAGGCCTCGCGCCTGGCGCACTACAACAAGCGCTCCACCATCACCTCGCGGGAGATCCAGACGGCCgtgcggctgctgctgcccggtGAGCTGGCCAAGCACGCCGTCTCCGAGGGCACCAAGGCTGTCACCAAGTACACCAGCTCTAAGTAA
- the LOC129784676 gene encoding histone H1.10-like, with amino-acid sequence MSETAPAPAAEAAPAVAAPAAKAAAKKPKKAAGGSKTRKPAGPSVTELITKAVSASKERKGLSLAALKKALAAGGYDVEKNNSRIKLGLKSLVNKGTLVQTKGTGASGSFRLNKKPGEVKEKAPKKRAAAAKPKKPAAKKPASAAKKPKKAAAAKKSPRKAKKPAAAAAKKAAKSPKKATKAAKPKKAAAAAKSPAKAKAVKPKAAKPKAAKPKAAKPKKVAPKKK; translated from the coding sequence ATGTCCGAAACCGCTCCTGCTCCGGCTGCTGAGGCAGCGCCCGCTGTCGCGGCCCCCGCCGCCAAGGCCGCCGCCAAGAAGCCGAAGAAGGCGGCGGGCGGCTCCAAGACCCGCAAGCCCGCGGGCCCCAGCGTCACCGAGCTGATCACCAAGGCCGTGTCCGCCTCCAAGGAGCGCAAGGGGCTCTCACTCGCCGCGCTCAAGAAGGCGCTGGCCGCCGGCGGCTACGATGTGGAGAAGAACAACAGCCGCATCAAGCTGGGGCTCAAGAGCCTCGTCAACAAGGGCACCCTGGTGCAGACCAAGGGCACCGGCGCCTCGGGCTCCTTCCGCCTCAACAAGAAGCCTGGCgaagtgaaggaaaaagccCCCAAGAAGCGGGCAGCCGCGGCTAAGCCCAAGAAGCCGGCTGCCAAGAAGCCGGCCAGCGCCGCTAAGAAGCCCAAGAAGGCAGCGGCGGCGAAGAAGAGCCCCAGGAAAGCCAAGAAGCCGGCAGCTGCCGCGGCCAAGAAAGCGGCCAAGAGCCCTAAGAAGGCGACTAAGGCTGCTAAGCCGAAAAAGGCGGCGGCAGCCGCGAAGAGCCCGGCCAAAGCGAAGGCGGTGAAGCCCAAAGCAGCCAAGCCCAAGGCGGCCAAGCCGAAAGCGGCCAAGCCAAAGAAGGTGGCGCCCAAGAAGAAGTAA
- the LOC129784680 gene encoding histone H2B 1/2/3/4/6-like, whose amino-acid sequence MAAPHSRAGASRSAAIKGARGEGVVTRRRTDCCLLDSERRARAAMPEPAKSAPAPKKGSKKAVTKTQKKGDKKRKKSRKESYSIYVYKVLKQVHPDTGISSKAMGIMNSFVNDIFERIAGEASRLAHYNKRSTITSREIQTAVRLLLPGELAKHAVSEGTKAVTKYTSSK is encoded by the coding sequence ATGGCGGCGCCACACAGTCGAGCCGGTGCGTCACGCAGCGCCGCTATAAAAGGGGCTCGCGGCGAGGGCGTCGTTACTCGGCGTCGTACCGACTGCTGCTTGCTGGATAGCGAGAGACGTGCCCGTGCTGCGATGCCCGAGCCGGCCAAGTCCGCCCCCGCGCCCAAGAAGGGCTCCAAGAAGGCGGTGACCAAGACGCAGAAGAAGGGCGACAAGAAGCGCAAGAAGAGCCGCAAGGAGAGCTACTCCATCTACGTGTACAAGGTGCTGAAGCAGGTGCACCCCGACACGGGCATCTCGTCCAAGGCCATGGGCATCATGAACTCCTTCGTCAACGACATCTTCGAGCGCATCGCCGGCGAGGCCTCGCGCCTGGCGCACTACAACAAGCGCTCCACCATCACCTCGCGGGAGATCCAGACGGCCgtgcggctgctgctgcccggtGAGCTGGCCAAGCACGCCGTCTCCGAGGGCACCAAGGCTGTCACCAAGTACACCAGCTCCAAGTAA